The following are encoded together in the Bradymonas sediminis genome:
- the hslU gene encoding ATP-dependent protease ATPase subunit HslU codes for MEFDREQDLTPREIVAELDRFIVGQRAAKRAVAVALRNRWRRQQVGDELRDEIMPKNIIMIGPTGVGKTEIARRLARLARAPFLKVEASKFTEVGYVGRDVESMVRDLLDLGINLVKAEAEAKVELRAREAAEDRILEQLKGRAAPRRPLDERDEDRKTFIAGVDGVMQSDEGPLDERELLRRRLRDGELDQEYVEVDVAETHNPMADMFSKQPGMEQMNLGGVLGNIFPERRKQKRVKVGEAMRLLINEESSRLIDMDHVISEALERTTQGGIIFLDELDKIAGRESSSGPDVSREGVQRDLLPIVEGSSVSTKHGIVKTDHILFIAAGAFHVSKPSDLIPELQGRFPIRVELTSLTQQDFRRILTEPQNSLTRQYTALLKPEGLEIGFDDEAIDTIAEMAFRVNNNLENIGARRLHTIMEQVFEELAFEAPDMEDMNVQITADYVREKLEGILENEDLSRYIL; via the coding sequence ATGGAATTTGACCGAGAGCAAGACCTTACCCCTCGAGAAATTGTCGCTGAGCTCGACCGCTTTATCGTCGGGCAACGCGCCGCCAAACGCGCGGTGGCGGTCGCCCTGCGCAACCGGTGGCGCCGCCAGCAGGTCGGCGATGAGTTGCGCGACGAGATCATGCCCAAAAATATCATCATGATCGGGCCGACCGGCGTCGGTAAGACCGAGATCGCGCGGCGCCTGGCGCGCCTGGCGCGCGCGCCTTTTTTGAAGGTGGAGGCCTCCAAATTCACCGAGGTCGGCTATGTCGGGCGCGACGTCGAGTCGATGGTGCGCGACCTGCTCGACCTGGGGATTAACCTGGTCAAGGCCGAGGCCGAGGCGAAGGTGGAACTGCGGGCGCGCGAGGCCGCCGAGGACCGCATCCTGGAGCAGCTCAAAGGCCGCGCCGCCCCGCGCCGCCCGCTCGACGAGCGCGACGAGGACCGCAAGACCTTTATCGCCGGGGTCGACGGGGTGATGCAGAGCGACGAGGGGCCGCTCGATGAGCGCGAGCTGCTTCGGCGCAGGCTGCGCGACGGGGAGCTGGACCAGGAATATGTCGAGGTCGACGTCGCCGAGACCCATAACCCGATGGCGGATATGTTCTCCAAACAGCCCGGCATGGAGCAGATGAACCTGGGCGGGGTGCTCGGCAATATCTTCCCCGAGCGGCGCAAGCAAAAACGCGTCAAGGTCGGCGAGGCGATGCGCCTGTTGATCAACGAGGAGTCCTCGCGCCTGATCGACATGGACCACGTGATCTCCGAGGCGCTTGAGCGCACCACCCAGGGCGGCATCATCTTTCTGGATGAGCTCGATAAGATCGCCGGGCGCGAGTCCTCCAGCGGCCCGGATGTCTCGCGCGAGGGGGTCCAGCGCGATCTTCTGCCGATCGTCGAGGGCTCCTCGGTGAGCACCAAGCACGGGATCGTGAAGACCGACCATATCCTCTTTATCGCCGCCGGCGCCTTCCACGTCTCCAAGCCCTCCGACCTCATCCCGGAGCTGCAGGGGCGCTTCCCCATCCGCGTCGAGCTCACCAGCCTGACCCAGCAGGACTTCCGCCGCATCCTCACCGAGCCGCAGAATAGCCTGACGCGCCAATATACCGCGCTGCTTAAGCCCGAGGGGCTCGAGATCGGGTTCGACGATGAGGCGATCGACACGATCGCCGAGATGGCGTTTCGGGTGAATAATAATCTTGAGAATATTGGCGCTCGACGTCTGCACACAATCATGGAACAGGTGTTTGAGGAGCTTGCATTCGAGGCCCCAGACATGGAGGATATGAACGTGCAAATTACAGCAGATTATGTGCGCGAAAAGCTCGAAGGCATTCTCGAAAACGAAGACCTAAGCCGCTATATTCTCTGA
- a CDS encoding ABC transporter ATP-binding protein, with protein MTSPSVRDPSQAMLSLESIYKIYGSGNTQVNALDDVSLRVYPGEFIAIIGPSGSGKSTFMNMLGCLDVPTAGSYKFWGTDIGGLDADQLAMLRRHYIGFVFQSFNLLGRTRAVENVELPLIYKGVGRRKRRALAMRALAEVGLAERAAHTPAELSGGQQQRVAIARALVTEPSLLLADEPTGNLDTTTTVEIMELLRRLNREENRTIVMVTHEPEVAAFTDRVLEFRDGKLVADGTPEEILS; from the coding sequence ATGACCTCACCCAGCGTGCGCGACCCCTCACAGGCGATGCTCAGCCTGGAGAGCATCTATAAAATTTACGGCAGCGGCAACACCCAGGTCAACGCCCTGGATGATGTCAGTCTGCGGGTGTATCCCGGCGAATTCATTGCGATTATTGGGCCCAGCGGCTCCGGAAAATCGACCTTTATGAATATGCTCGGCTGCCTCGATGTGCCGACCGCGGGGAGCTATAAATTCTGGGGCACCGATATCGGCGGGCTCGACGCCGACCAACTCGCGATGCTTCGGCGCCACTATATTGGCTTCGTCTTCCAGAGCTTTAATCTGCTGGGGCGCACCAGGGCGGTCGAGAATGTGGAGCTTCCGCTGATCTATAAGGGCGTCGGGCGGCGCAAACGCCGGGCGCTCGCGATGCGCGCACTTGCCGAGGTCGGGTTGGCCGAGCGCGCCGCGCACACGCCGGCGGAGCTCTCCGGCGGCCAGCAACAACGCGTGGCCATCGCCCGCGCGCTGGTGACCGAACCCTCGCTGCTGCTGGCCGACGAGCCCACCGGCAACCTCGACACCACGACCACCGTCGAGATTATGGAGCTCTTGCGCCGGCTTAACCGCGAGGAGAACCGCACCATCGTCATGGTCACCCACGAGCCGGAGGTCGCCGCGTTTACCGACCGCGTCTTGGAGTTTCGCGACGGAAAACTGGTCGCCGACGGCACGCCCGAGGAGATCTTGTCATGA
- a CDS encoding universal stress protein, with product MNGTSIVLATDLSDASVEAARWAQEASERLNLPVTVIYVVSISVANWATGAYDVLETPAIMEDSRAKVSDWYAEATGKAPAESRVLVGHIPVQIRQETEKIDAAMLVLATSAKTRWKQFFLGSTAQSLAHVPPCPVILVRPEEEMGSTTVKEIAVGIDFSSNSIDALAHSAAHARAAGAKIHLVHAGKSPKFMLGLEHLPEEVIQTDYQKWATEQMNDFIGAHADKLEGIEIETHILEDYPSHGLLEFTESNEVDMLVVGRTGHSSLISDTVGDVLLKVLQSVPTTTCIVPAEPAE from the coding sequence ATGAATGGTACATCAATTGTCCTGGCAACCGATCTTTCCGACGCAAGTGTTGAGGCTGCGCGCTGGGCGCAAGAGGCCAGCGAGCGCCTTAATCTGCCGGTAACGGTCATTTATGTCGTGTCGATCAGCGTGGCGAACTGGGCCACCGGCGCCTACGACGTCCTTGAGACCCCCGCCATTATGGAAGATTCGCGCGCGAAAGTCTCGGATTGGTACGCCGAGGCGACGGGCAAAGCGCCGGCAGAGTCGCGCGTCCTGGTCGGCCATATCCCGGTGCAGATTCGCCAGGAGACCGAGAAAATCGACGCCGCGATGCTCGTGCTCGCGACCTCGGCCAAGACGCGCTGGAAGCAATTCTTCCTCGGCTCGACCGCTCAGTCGCTGGCGCATGTCCCGCCCTGCCCGGTCATCCTGGTGCGCCCCGAAGAAGAGATGGGCTCGACCACGGTCAAAGAGATCGCGGTCGGCATCGACTTCTCGAGCAACTCGATCGACGCCCTCGCCCACAGCGCCGCCCACGCGCGCGCCGCCGGCGCCAAGATCCATCTGGTCCACGCCGGCAAATCGCCCAAGTTCATGCTCGGCCTTGAGCACCTGCCCGAAGAGGTGATCCAGACCGACTACCAAAAGTGGGCCACCGAGCAGATGAATGACTTCATCGGCGCGCACGCAGACAAGCTCGAAGGCATCGAGATCGAGACCCATATCCTGGAGGATTACCCCTCCCACGGCCTGCTCGAGTTCACCGAGTCCAACGAAGTCGATATGCTCGTGGTCGGGCGCACCGGACACTCCAGCCTGATCAGCGACACCGTCGGTGACGTGCTCCTTAAAGTGTTGCAGTCGGTCCCGACCACGACCTGCATCGTGCCGGCCGAACCGGCCGAATAG
- a CDS encoding RelA/SpoT family protein, which translates to MKHGHNMQLETRLNTIIKKIRRYLPDADIDMLRRAFRFASDMHEGQTRKSGEPYMSHPLEVMDLIAELRLDVSSLVAGLLHDTVEDSETTVEELTEMFGDDVAFLVDGVTKLSKFEFNTREEHQAENIRKMIIAMSRDLRVILLKLADRLHNMRTLKYMPAEKQERIAQETMDIYAPLAHRLGIHWLKTELQDLSFRYLYPESYYEIAEKVASKKRERENFIREVIHILDELFRENGIVAKIDGRPKNFWSIFLKMRQQQIEFEQVFDVLGFRTIIQDKAKCYEALGLVHNLWKPIPGRFKDYIAIPKPNGYQSLHTSVIGPYQERIEVQIRTEHMHKIAEEGIAAHWLYKEGKAVPDKDDQKFAWLHRLMEEHQDLEDPREFLEQVKIDLFHDEVFVFTPGGDVMEFPSGATCVDFAYAIHSEVGHHCAGAKVNGQMVPLRHELKNGDIVEVITNKNQKPNKDWLEFVKTGRAQTKIRKSVREEQRERSRELGRELLNRQLKKFGTNFAAVERNGTLEEVAEKSKFASIDEMLADIGYGKAQPEHVVEKLFPTEEVEEETPKKKDSKIGQIWEKITTRATPQSPGVTLNGIDDILVNYAKCCSPVPGDDIVGFVTRGRGLSVHQRSCPRMAHLEPERLIDVSWDSQAASEHSKARRPVKIRVYCTDKPGLLANMGQSFQAAGVNIKQAHCVTTDEKRAVNTFEVMVSNAEQLRRAMRNIEKLKGVYRVERA; encoded by the coding sequence ATGAAGCATGGGCACAATATGCAGCTTGAGACGCGACTTAATACCATTATTAAGAAAATTCGGCGTTATCTACCCGACGCCGATATCGATATGTTGCGCCGGGCGTTTCGCTTCGCCTCCGATATGCACGAGGGGCAGACGCGCAAATCTGGCGAGCCCTATATGTCGCACCCGCTGGAGGTGATGGACCTCATCGCCGAGCTGCGCCTGGACGTCTCCAGTCTGGTCGCCGGGCTTTTGCACGACACGGTCGAGGATAGCGAGACCACGGTCGAAGAGTTGACCGAGATGTTCGGCGACGACGTCGCCTTCTTGGTCGACGGGGTCACGAAGCTGTCGAAATTTGAGTTCAACACGCGTGAGGAGCATCAGGCGGAGAATATCCGCAAGATGATCATCGCGATGTCGCGCGACTTGCGGGTCATCCTGCTGAAGCTGGCCGACCGCCTGCATAATATGCGCACCCTCAAATATATGCCGGCCGAGAAGCAGGAGCGCATCGCCCAGGAGACGATGGATATCTACGCGCCGCTGGCCCATCGCCTCGGCATCCATTGGCTCAAGACCGAGCTGCAGGACCTGTCTTTTCGCTATCTTTACCCCGAATCTTATTATGAGATCGCCGAGAAGGTGGCGTCGAAAAAACGCGAGCGCGAGAACTTCATTCGTGAGGTTATTCATATCCTCGACGAGCTGTTCCGCGAGAATGGCATCGTCGCAAAGATCGACGGCCGCCCGAAGAACTTCTGGAGTATCTTTTTGAAGATGCGCCAGCAACAGATTGAATTTGAGCAGGTTTTTGATGTGCTGGGGTTCCGCACGATCATCCAGGATAAGGCAAAATGCTACGAGGCGCTCGGCCTGGTGCATAACCTCTGGAAGCCGATTCCCGGGCGCTTCAAAGACTATATCGCCATCCCCAAACCCAACGGGTACCAGTCGCTGCATACCTCGGTCATCGGCCCGTATCAGGAGCGCATTGAGGTGCAGATCCGCACCGAGCATATGCATAAAATCGCCGAGGAAGGTATCGCGGCGCATTGGCTCTATAAAGAGGGGAAGGCGGTCCCGGATAAGGACGACCAGAAATTTGCCTGGCTCCATCGTCTGATGGAGGAGCACCAGGACCTGGAGGACCCGCGCGAGTTTTTGGAGCAGGTCAAGATCGACCTGTTCCACGACGAGGTATTCGTGTTCACCCCGGGCGGCGACGTCATGGAATTCCCCAGCGGCGCGACCTGCGTGGACTTCGCCTACGCGATTCACTCCGAGGTCGGCCATCACTGCGCCGGGGCCAAGGTCAACGGGCAGATGGTGCCGCTGCGCCACGAGCTTAAAAACGGCGACATCGTCGAGGTCATCACCAACAAAAATCAGAAGCCCAACAAGGATTGGCTCGAGTTCGTCAAGACGGGGCGCGCGCAGACCAAGATCCGCAAATCGGTGCGCGAAGAGCAGCGCGAGCGCAGCCGCGAGTTGGGCCGTGAGTTGCTCAACCGGCAGCTCAAAAAATTCGGCACGAACTTCGCCGCCGTCGAGCGAAATGGCACCCTGGAAGAGGTCGCCGAGAAGAGCAAATTTGCCTCCATCGACGAGATGCTCGCCGACATCGGCTACGGCAAAGCCCAGCCCGAGCATGTGGTCGAGAAGCTGTTCCCCACCGAAGAGGTCGAGGAGGAGACGCCCAAGAAGAAGGACTCCAAGATCGGCCAGATCTGGGAGAAGATCACCACCCGCGCGACCCCGCAGAGCCCCGGGGTCACGCTCAATGGGATCGACGATATTCTGGTCAATTACGCCAAATGCTGCTCCCCGGTGCCCGGCGACGATATCGTCGGCTTTGTCACCCGCGGGCGCGGCCTGTCGGTGCACCAGCGAAGCTGCCCGAGGATGGCCCACCTGGAGCCCGAGCGTCTTATCGACGTGAGCTGGGATTCTCAGGCCGCCAGCGAGCACTCCAAGGCGCGTCGTCCGGTCAAAATCCGGGTCTATTGCACCGACAAGCCCGGGCTTCTGGCGAATATGGGGCAGTCCTTCCAGGCCGCCGGCGTCAATATCAAGCAGGCCCACTGCGTCACCACCGACGAGAAGCGCGCGGTCAACACCTTCGAGGTCATGGTCAGCAACGCCGAGCAGCTTAGGCGGGCGATGCGAAATATCGAGAAGCTCAAGGGTGTCTATCGGGTCGAGCGCGCGTAG
- the hslV gene encoding ATP-dependent protease subunit HslV, with product MFDATTIICVRRGSSVVLAGDGQVTMGEKIIMKGSACKLRRLHSGNVLCGFAGSTADAMTLYEKLDAKLQSYNGNLTRAAVELAKDWRTDKMLRQLEALLIAADRETTLMISGAGDVIEPEEGVIAIGSGGTYALSAARALVRHTEMSAREIAEAAMQVAAEICVFTNTHLSVEELNSDKS from the coding sequence ATGTTTGATGCCACCACAATTATCTGTGTTCGTCGCGGCTCGAGCGTGGTGCTCGCCGGGGACGGGCAGGTCACCATGGGCGAGAAGATCATTATGAAGGGGAGCGCGTGTAAGCTGCGCCGGCTTCATAGTGGCAATGTGCTGTGCGGGTTCGCCGGATCGACCGCCGACGCGATGACCCTCTACGAGAAGTTGGACGCCAAGCTCCAGAGCTATAATGGCAACCTCACCCGGGCGGCGGTGGAGCTGGCCAAGGACTGGCGCACCGACAAGATGCTGCGCCAATTGGAGGCCCTGTTGATCGCGGCCGACCGTGAGACCACGCTGATGATCAGCGGGGCGGGCGATGTGATCGAGCCCGAAGAAGGCGTTATCGCCATCGGCAGCGGCGGCACCTACGCGCTGTCGGCAGCGCGCGCGCTGGTGCGCCACACCGAGATGAGCGCCCGCGAGATCGCCGAGGCCGCCATGCAGGTGGCCGCCGAGATCTGCGTCTTCACCAATACGCACCTGAGCGTCGAAGAGTTGAATTCTGATAAGTCCTAA
- a CDS encoding tyrosine recombinase XerC: protein MLAERIDEFLSYLQAERGASPETLRAYSSDLAQFAQYLEEAHGAEDPDIKALELRHLRGFVAGRFEENEASSIARKISALRSFWSFLAKKDYTHENLASLLTGPKVSTPLRNYLNVDEIFHLLDSHAPDNALGVRDMAAWELGYGCGLRASELVGLDIKDIDFEQKWVRTIGKGDKEREIPLGRKAARALKTYLSRRMELVSGETPPGALFLNYRGGRLSSRSLRRLFKDYLVRAGLDTSITPHGLRHSYATHLLDSGADLRAIQELLGHANLATTQRYTHVSVDRLMEVYDQAHPLAKRAGAEEQ, encoded by the coding sequence ATGCTGGCTGAGCGAATCGACGAGTTTTTGAGTTATCTGCAGGCCGAGCGCGGCGCGAGCCCCGAGACGCTGCGGGCGTATTCGAGCGATCTGGCCCAATTTGCCCAATACCTCGAAGAGGCCCACGGGGCCGAAGACCCGGACATCAAGGCGCTGGAGCTGCGCCACCTGCGCGGCTTCGTCGCCGGGCGCTTCGAGGAGAATGAGGCGAGTTCGATCGCGCGCAAGATCTCCGCGTTGCGCTCCTTTTGGTCCTTTCTGGCCAAAAAAGATTATACCCACGAAAACCTCGCCTCCCTGCTGACCGGCCCGAAGGTCTCCACGCCGCTGCGCAACTATCTAAACGTCGACGAGATCTTTCATCTGCTTGACAGCCACGCGCCGGATAACGCGCTCGGGGTGCGCGATATGGCCGCCTGGGAGCTCGGGTATGGCTGCGGGCTGCGCGCCTCGGAGCTGGTCGGGCTGGATATTAAAGACATCGACTTTGAGCAGAAGTGGGTGCGCACCATCGGTAAGGGCGATAAGGAGCGCGAGATTCCGCTGGGGCGAAAGGCTGCGCGCGCGCTCAAGACCTACCTGAGCCGGCGCATGGAGTTGGTGTCGGGTGAGACGCCGCCGGGGGCGCTGTTTTTGAATTATCGGGGCGGTCGACTGAGCAGTCGGAGCCTGCGCCGGCTCTTTAAGGATTATCTGGTGCGCGCGGGGCTCGACACGAGCATCACGCCGCACGGGCTGCGCCATTCCTATGCGACGCATCTGCTCGACTCGGGCGCCGATCTGCGCGCCATCCAGGAGTTGCTCGGCCACGCCAACCTCGCCACCACCCAGCGCTATACCCATGTGTCGGTTGACCGCCTGATGGAGGTCTACGACCAGGCGCATCCGCTGGCGAAGCGCGCGGGAGCGGAGGAGCAGTGA
- a CDS encoding aspartate aminotransferase family protein, whose product MTRTTQELLEAGDRHGSSTFSPARMILDHGEGVWIYDRDGNKYLDFVAGIAVTSLGYNHPRLTAALRDQVERLMHVSNLYYSAEQIELVDTLCARSFADRVFLCNSGTEAVESAIKLARRYQNVVVGKPEKYGIVSMLKSFHGRTMGALAATGQPKYHAGFEPMLPGFDYAEYNNLEDVASKVGPNTAAVLIEPIQGEGGVNPADAEFLRGLRKLCDDNGALLIFDEIQTGVGRTGKFFAHEAADVRPDIVTLAKGLGGGVPIGAMLSTEEIFQAFVKGSHGTTFGGNPLAARAALTVLEVLDEEELMANAAARGEQLREGLEALAERYDVIQSVRGRGLMMGAICGDAAPAIVGECLKQGLLINTAGGNTLRFVPPMIVSEDDVKEALKRLGKALEVFANS is encoded by the coding sequence ATGACACGTACGACCCAAGAGTTACTTGAAGCCGGTGACCGGCATGGATCCTCTACTTTCTCGCCCGCGCGCATGATCCTCGATCATGGCGAAGGCGTCTGGATATATGACCGCGACGGCAATAAATATCTCGACTTTGTCGCCGGCATCGCGGTGACCTCGCTGGGGTATAATCATCCACGACTCACCGCCGCGCTGCGCGACCAGGTCGAGCGGCTGATGCACGTGTCAAACCTCTATTATAGCGCCGAGCAAATTGAGCTGGTCGACACGCTGTGCGCGCGCTCTTTTGCCGACCGGGTCTTTCTGTGCAACTCCGGCACCGAGGCCGTCGAGTCGGCCATTAAGCTCGCCCGGCGCTATCAGAATGTGGTCGTCGGGAAGCCCGAAAAGTATGGCATCGTCTCGATGCTCAAATCATTCCACGGCCGCACGATGGGCGCGCTGGCGGCGACCGGTCAGCCCAAATACCACGCCGGCTTTGAGCCCATGCTCCCAGGCTTCGACTACGCCGAATATAATAACCTCGAGGACGTCGCCTCCAAGGTCGGCCCCAACACCGCCGCCGTGCTGATCGAGCCCATCCAGGGCGAGGGCGGCGTGAACCCGGCCGATGCCGAGTTTCTGCGCGGACTTCGCAAGCTCTGCGATGATAACGGCGCGCTGCTGATCTTCGACGAGATTCAAACCGGGGTCGGGCGTACCGGCAAATTCTTCGCCCATGAGGCCGCCGACGTGCGCCCCGATATCGTGACCCTGGCCAAGGGGCTCGGCGGCGGCGTGCCCATCGGGGCGATGCTGTCGACCGAGGAGATCTTCCAGGCCTTCGTCAAGGGCAGCCACGGCACGACCTTCGGCGGTAACCCGCTCGCAGCGCGCGCGGCGCTGACCGTGCTCGAAGTGCTCGACGAAGAGGAGCTGATGGCCAACGCGGCCGCGCGCGGCGAGCAGCTGCGCGAAGGGCTTGAGGCCCTGGCCGAGCGCTACGATGTTATCCAAAGCGTGCGCGGCCGTGGATTGATGATGGGCGCGATCTGCGGAGACGCCGCCCCGGCCATCGTCGGCGAGTGTCTCAAGCAGGGTCTTTTGATTAACACCGCGGGTGGCAATACCCTTCGGTTCGTGCCGCCGATGATCGTCAGCGAGGACGATGTTAAAGAAGCATTAAAACGCCTTGGAAAAGCGCTGGAAGTGTTTGCAAACTCATGA
- a CDS encoding efflux RND transporter periplasmic adaptor subunit, which produces MQNDMPDAAQKAEELSRLIHKSKSGKKWRWIIGGIVLAAIAAAVFLKLTAEPEPRAWVTEPIKRGDLQLTATATGDLKPKRTVTIGAETSGQILSVEVKANDTVSKGQVLLRFDTEALDNKLLQANAALASARANVRGAQASLEAATLEHERTATLAEKDMASRSALDQRRAEKLRALATLEANRASVARAQAEVAAAKTQLSKATITSPIDGVVMTQNVEGGNTVASTLQTPELFVLAEDLSQMELHIEVDEADIGLVEPGQPATFNVDAWPGRAFEAEVSTVSLSPTVEQNVVTYTVELSVDNSERLLRPGMTATATITTGTNENVLLAPNAALRFSPPSEDGAEKSGGFSLSRRRPSPRAAKAAKSLWVLRDGEPTEVPVNIGPSDGRFTEVTPTEGAQLEDGAPIILREQKNKKGAPTPGSKKPSQASKTSDSEDPKKPTRPTKKTAEGDENGAQDRGPK; this is translated from the coding sequence ATGCAGAACGATATGCCCGACGCGGCCCAAAAGGCCGAGGAGCTTTCTCGGCTCATCCATAAGAGCAAATCTGGCAAAAAGTGGCGCTGGATCATCGGCGGCATCGTCCTGGCGGCGATTGCCGCCGCTGTCTTTTTGAAGCTCACCGCCGAACCCGAGCCGCGCGCCTGGGTCACCGAGCCGATCAAGCGCGGCGACCTGCAGCTCACCGCCACGGCCACCGGCGACCTCAAGCCCAAACGCACCGTGACCATCGGCGCGGAGACCTCCGGGCAGATCCTATCGGTCGAAGTCAAAGCAAATGACACGGTCAGCAAAGGCCAGGTCCTGCTGCGCTTTGACACCGAGGCCCTCGACAATAAATTGCTCCAGGCCAACGCCGCGCTGGCCTCGGCTCGCGCGAACGTGCGCGGCGCCCAGGCGAGTTTGGAGGCCGCGACCCTCGAGCACGAGCGCACCGCGACGCTGGCCGAAAAAGACATGGCCTCGCGCAGCGCGCTGGACCAGCGGCGCGCCGAGAAATTGCGCGCCCTGGCCACCCTTGAGGCCAACCGCGCCAGCGTCGCCCGCGCCCAGGCCGAAGTCGCCGCTGCCAAGACCCAATTGAGCAAGGCCACCATCACCTCGCCCATCGACGGCGTCGTGATGACCCAGAACGTCGAGGGCGGAAACACCGTCGCCTCGACCCTGCAAACCCCCGAATTATTTGTGCTGGCCGAAGATCTCAGCCAGATGGAGCTGCATATCGAGGTCGACGAGGCCGACATCGGCCTGGTCGAGCCGGGCCAACCCGCCACCTTCAACGTCGACGCCTGGCCGGGGCGCGCGTTCGAGGCCGAGGTGAGCACCGTGTCGCTGTCGCCGACGGTGGAGCAAAATGTGGTCACCTATACCGTCGAATTGTCGGTCGATAACTCCGAGCGCCTGCTGCGCCCGGGCATGACCGCGACCGCCACGATCACCACCGGCACCAACGAAAATGTGCTGCTCGCCCCCAACGCTGCGCTGCGCTTCTCGCCGCCATCCGAAGACGGCGCCGAGAAGTCGGGCGGCTTCAGCCTGAGCCGGCGCCGTCCGAGCCCGCGCGCGGCCAAGGCCGCCAAATCGCTGTGGGTCCTGCGCGACGGCGAACCCACCGAGGTCCCGGTCAATATCGGCCCCTCCGACGGACGCTTCACCGAGGTCACGCCCACCGAGGGCGCCCAACTCGAGGATGGCGCCCCCATTATTTTGCGCGAGCAGAAGAATAAAAAAGGCGCGCCAACGCCGGGCTCAAAAAAGCCGTCGCAAGCCTCTAAAACGAGCGATTCGGAGGATCCAAAGAAACCCACACGCCCCACAAAGAAGACCGCCGAAGGCGACGAAAATGGCGCGCAGGACCGGGGCCCCAAATGA